One Spinacia oleracea cultivar Varoflay chromosome 4, BTI_SOV_V1, whole genome shotgun sequence DNA segment encodes these proteins:
- the LOC130471393 gene encoding uncharacterized protein, translating to MPTYAKFLKDILTKKRVVDVVESISLPESCSAIIQNKLPTKLKDPGSFSIPCAIGELVIDKALCDLGASVSVMPFSIFQRLNVGELNPTQVSLQLANRLVKLPLGKC from the exons ATGCCCACTTATGCCAAGTTTTTGAAGGATATTCTAACCAAGAAGAGGGTTGTGGATGTGGTTGAGTCTATTAGCCTACCCGAAAGTTGTAGTGCCATTATCCAAAACAAGTTGCCCACCAAATTGAAAgatcccgggagtttttccatcccttgTGCAATTGGGGAACTTGTCATAGATAAAGCCCTATGTGACTTAGGGGCAAGTGTGAGTGTAATGCCATTCTCTATTTTTCAAAGGTTGAATGTGGGAGAGTTGAATCCTACCCAAGTGTCCCTCCAATTAGCCAACCGTTTGGTGAAGCTTCCTTTGGGAAAG tgttag